The following coding sequences are from one Lysinibacillus sp. FSL W8-0992 window:
- a CDS encoding coiled-coil domain-containing protein, translating into MKKKKRNKFKKTAIFAAAATAALVTPAIVAPIDAEAVSRWVYVLQADYNIVMKIDGEKVTGQWGGRTLRLVSTKDDNVYYTRTLPRALSVKDTGTYYIYDLTDYDLTDSAQAANVHKMLKPAGKITIHHNGRLASIATLNYNTVTFYGNSEKSEILATSLVLSGDKVKEPSKPTSEGKTFIEWVDKDGKRFDFSTQPITSKTEVFAKWCVPTSTTVPTKPKVDETVTVPTEPKVDETMTVPTEPKVDETMTVPTEPKVDETVTVPTEPKVDETMTVPTEPKVDETMTVPTEPKVDETVTVPTEPKVDETVTVPTEPKVDETMTVPTEPKVDETVTVPTEPKVNETTSVTPPKNAKRVVYVLIAGYNIAMRIDGEKVTDQWDGRTLRLVSTKDDKIYYTRTLPRKFLVNDVGTYYIYDLTDYDLTDSVQAANIHKTLKPAGSITIHRNGRIATVPTLNYNSVTFYGNSEMSEILATSLVLSGDNVKEPSIPTSEGKTFIEWVDKEGKRFDFSTQPITSKTEIFAKWEEPTEPTEPTEPTEPTEPTEPTEPTEPTEPTEPTEPTEPTEPTEPTEPTEPTEPTEPTEPTEPTEPTEPTEPTEPTEPTEPTEPTEPTEPTEPTEPTEPTEPTEPTEPTEPTEPTEPTEPTEPTEPAPDAEQNELLDKWIQLLAQQNELLAQQNELQAQQNELLAQQNELLAQQNELQAQQNELLAQQNELLTHQND; encoded by the coding sequence ATGAAGAAGAAAAAAAGAAATAAATTTAAAAAAACAGCAATTTTTGCTGCTGCTGCTACTGCTGCACTAGTAACACCAGCAATAGTAGCGCCAATAGACGCTGAAGCTGTATCACGATGGGTATATGTATTACAAGCAGACTATAACATTGTAATGAAAATAGACGGTGAAAAAGTAACTGGTCAATGGGGTGGCAGAACACTTCGTTTAGTTAGTACAAAAGACGATAATGTATATTATACAAGAACATTACCAAGAGCCCTTTCAGTAAAAGATACAGGAACATATTACATTTATGATTTGACAGATTATGATTTAACAGACTCGGCTCAAGCAGCAAATGTTCATAAAATGTTAAAACCAGCTGGGAAAATTACAATACACCATAATGGTCGTCTGGCGAGTATCGCTACTTTAAATTACAATACAGTTACATTTTATGGAAATAGTGAGAAGAGCGAAATTTTAGCGACATCACTTGTTCTTTCAGGAGATAAAGTTAAAGAGCCTTCTAAGCCGACAAGTGAAGGCAAGACATTTATCGAATGGGTAGATAAAGATGGGAAAAGATTTGATTTTAGCACACAGCCAATTACTAGCAAAACTGAAGTCTTCGCTAAATGGTGTGTACCAACATCAACTACAGTCCCGACAAAACCAAAAGTGGATGAAACAGTGACAGTCCCAACAGAACCAAAAGTGGATGAAACAATGACAGTCCCGACAGAACCAAAAGTGGATGAAACAATGACAGTTCCAACAGAACCAAAAGTGGATGAAACAGTGACAGTCCCAACAGAACCAAAAGTGGACGAAACCATGACAGTCCCGACAGAACCAAAAGTGGATGAAACAATGACAGTCCCAACAGAACCAAAAGTGGATGAAACAGTGACAGTCCCAACAGAACCAAAAGTGGATGAAACCGTGACAGTCCCGACAGAACCAAAAGTGGATGAAACAATGACAGTTCCAACAGAACCAAAAGTGGATGAAACAGTGACAGTCCCAACAGAACCAAAAGTGAATGAAACAACGTCAGTGACACCGCCTAAAAATGCTAAACGTGTGGTATATGTTTTAATAGCAGGCTATAACATTGCAATGAGAATAGATGGGGAAAAAGTAACTGATCAATGGGATGGCAGAACACTTCGCTTAGTTAGTACGAAAGACGATAAAATATATTATACAAGAACATTACCAAGAAAATTTTTAGTGAATGATGTGGGAACATATTATATTTACGATTTGACAGATTATGATTTAACAGATTCAGTTCAAGCTGCAAATATTCATAAAACGCTTAAGCCAGCAGGGAGCATTACGATCCATAGAAATGGTCGTATCGCTACTGTTCCTACGTTAAACTATAATTCGGTCACATTTTATGGAAATAGCGAGATGAGCGAAATATTAGCGACTTCGCTTGTTCTATCAGGAGACAACGTAAAAGAGCCATCTATACCAACAAGTGAGGGCAAGACATTTATCGAATGGGTAGATAAAGAAGGAAAAAGATTTGATTTTAGTACACAGCCAATTACTAGTAAAACGGAAATCTTTGCTAAATGGGAAGAACCAACAGAACCAACAGAGCCAACAGAGCCAACAGAGCCAACAGAGCCAACAGAGCCAACAGAGCCAACAGAGCCAACAGAGCCAACAGAGCCAACAGAGCCAACAGAGCCAACAGAACCAACAGAACCAACAGAACCAACAGAACCAACAGAACCAACAGAACCAACAGAGCCAACAGAGCCAACAGAGCCAACAGAGCCAACAGAACCAACGGAACCAACAGAACCAACGGAACCAACAGAGCCAACAGAACCAACAGAACCAACAGAGCCAACAGAGCCAACAGAGCCAACGGAACCAACAGAGCCAACAGAGCCAACAGAGCCAACAGAGCCAACAGAGCCAACAGAGCCAACAGAGCCAACAGAACCAGCTCCTGACGCAGAGCAGAACGAGCTACTGGATAAATGGATTCAGCTTTTAGCACAACAAAATGAGTTGCTAGCTCAACAGAACGAGTTACAAGCGCAACAAAACGAGTTATTAGCACAACAAAACGAGTTACTAGCGCAACAGAATGAGTTACAAGCGCAACAAAACGAATTACTAGCGCAACAAAACGAGTTGCTAACTCATCAAAACGACTAA
- a CDS encoding helix-turn-helix domain-containing protein, with product MERFLDRPEKILIYLYCKSGKAKIDELAEHLQVGRSTIEKELHFLMETLSNTSFFIKSGEVHLDIVSPSLIDDTLKMLYKNNIFLKIITLLFEKNINSVNEITNILNMSKSTVYRKFKVIKEWLQEYKLKLVTAPVLTIQGDEKNIRNLMQQFYDFYLSRSLSEIRFFNKELFVEKIDEICILNSFNLTPQGLRKLSISMEILHIRSRLSRYIQYENFPTEENSLYINITKKLQSFFPNYMDKNTKQCEVIYYATNLYNYLIRKRKLTIGEIYSLKETNLRYSMIFNFLEYISENFYFDFSSDIRLVEGLSRYTELYYIDLRLGTSNRLNELSGYINICKDHPFYFLVKEAALKLFKQYNFLPEIKEIDIFALYYFLSISQLRIKKIQTVSIAIITESEIEQESITEYLTFKYGTNIQTYSLNLYAFKKNIFYQEYDLLINMENNNSLFKGVESLTISPLLSNADKSKLEYKINELLNKKMTKYTELIVF from the coding sequence ATGGAAAGATTTTTAGATCGCCCAGAAAAAATACTGATTTACCTTTATTGTAAAAGTGGAAAAGCAAAGATTGATGAGTTGGCAGAACATTTACAAGTTGGACGATCAACTATAGAAAAAGAATTACATTTTTTAATGGAGACACTAAGTAACACAAGTTTTTTTATAAAATCTGGGGAAGTCCATTTGGATATAGTTTCTCCTTCACTTATAGACGATACACTGAAAATGCTATATAAAAATAATATATTTTTAAAAATAATAACATTACTTTTCGAGAAAAATATAAATTCTGTAAATGAAATAACCAATATTTTAAATATGAGCAAATCCACAGTATACCGTAAATTTAAAGTTATAAAAGAATGGCTGCAAGAATATAAACTAAAATTAGTTACTGCTCCAGTGCTAACGATTCAAGGTGATGAAAAAAATATTAGAAATTTGATGCAACAATTTTATGATTTTTATTTATCTCGTTCTTTATCAGAAATAAGATTTTTTAATAAGGAACTTTTTGTGGAGAAAATAGACGAAATTTGTATTTTAAATAGTTTCAATTTGACACCGCAAGGTCTACGAAAATTATCAATTTCCATGGAAATTTTGCATATTAGGAGTCGACTTTCAAGGTATATACAATATGAAAATTTCCCTACTGAAGAAAATTCTCTTTATATAAACATAACGAAAAAGCTGCAATCATTTTTTCCTAATTATATGGACAAAAACACTAAACAATGTGAGGTTATTTATTATGCAACGAATTTATATAATTATTTAATACGCAAGAGAAAGCTCACAATAGGTGAAATTTATTCTTTAAAAGAAACTAATTTGCGTTATAGTATGATTTTTAATTTTTTAGAATATATATCCGAAAATTTTTATTTTGATTTCTCTTCTGATATAAGACTCGTTGAAGGGTTAAGCAGATATACTGAACTCTACTATATTGATTTACGTTTAGGAACTAGTAATAGGTTAAATGAGTTAAGCGGTTACATAAATATTTGTAAAGATCATCCTTTTTATTTTTTAGTAAAAGAAGCAGCTTTAAAGTTATTTAAGCAATATAATTTTCTTCCTGAAATTAAAGAGATTGATATATTTGCGCTGTACTACTTTCTTTCAATCAGTCAACTTAGAATAAAAAAGATTCAAACTGTATCAATAGCTATTATAACGGAATCTGAAATTGAACAAGAAAGTATAACAGAATACTTAACGTTTAAATACGGTACAAATATACAAACATACTCATTGAACCTATACGCTTTCAAAAAAAATATATTTTATCAAGAGTATGATTTGTTAATAAATATGGAAAATAACAATAGTCTTTTCAAAGGCGTTGAAAGCTTGACTATTTCCCCTTTATTAAGTAACGCCGATAAGAGCAAACTTGAATATAAAATAAACGAACTTTTAAATAAAAAAATGACTAAATATACTGAACTAATAGTTTTTTAG
- a CDS encoding gamma-type small acid-soluble spore protein — MNEEQLTASGTNINDVKRKNAEAGLSYNEVKELLAKTGGHGTAKYSDTDSEEVKAQNNQSMRNM; from the coding sequence ATGAATGAAGAACAGCTTACGGCTTCGGGTACGAATATTAATGATGTAAAACGGAAAAACGCAGAAGCGGGGCTTTCCTATAACGAAGTAAAAGAGCTACTAGCTAAAACTGGTGGGCATGGTACTGCAAAGTATAGTGATACAGATAGTGAAGAAGTGAAGGCGCAAAATAATCAATCAATGCGTAATATGTAA
- a CDS encoding cysteine-rich CWC family protein has protein sequence MQYEEKCCPLCGKENQCGVAEGQDACWCMNEKFPEGIIGAVSNEPKKCICQNCLHTYQNI, from the coding sequence ATGCAATATGAAGAAAAATGTTGTCCTTTATGTGGGAAAGAAAATCAATGTGGTGTAGCAGAAGGCCAAGATGCATGCTGGTGTATGAACGAAAAATTTCCTGAAGGTATAATAGGGGCAGTCTCTAACGAACCTAAAAAGTGTATTTGCCAAAATTGTTTACATACATATCAAAACATCTAG
- a CDS encoding DUF305 domain-containing protein, which translates to MTKPIPLSNVTQAYLEENKRIINKMMQGMTYVTITCSISENFIKQIIPHQIAAIRMSENVLQYTTNIPVQNFALEVIQTHTEIVESLEAIQNRCCIVQNTEYELYEYMCAFKEIAETMFQALCSPPTSNSININYLQDMIIHHQAGVRLVQNVQRFCICQELIPILQCMIQTLCCQLEEMQKLLDALQDCDC; encoded by the coding sequence ATGACCAAACCAATTCCACTTAGTAATGTAACCCAGGCATATTTAGAGGAAAACAAAAGAATAATCAATAAGATGATGCAAGGTATGACCTATGTAACCATAACGTGTAGCATATCGGAAAACTTTATCAAACAAATTATTCCACATCAAATCGCGGCAATTAGAATGTCAGAAAATGTGTTGCAATATACAACGAATATACCTGTTCAAAATTTCGCATTAGAAGTTATACAAACTCATACCGAAATAGTCGAAAGTCTAGAAGCAATACAAAACAGATGCTGTATCGTACAAAATACAGAATATGAATTATATGAATATATGTGCGCATTTAAAGAAATTGCTGAAACGATGTTCCAAGCATTGTGCTCGCCACCAACCTCTAATAGTATCAATATAAATTATCTTCAAGATATGATTATCCATCATCAAGCAGGCGTACGATTAGTACAAAACGTTCAACGATTCTGCATATGCCAAGAGTTAATTCCAATTCTTCAATGTATGATTCAAACATTATGTTGTCAACTTGAAGAAATGCAAAAATTACTTGATGCGCTACAAGATTGTGATTGTTAA
- a CDS encoding metallophosphoesterase family protein encodes MLYALLGDLHSNIDDTKAVLAHIQETAEDAAIIGLGDLYECTVSKKKAKTISGLPLQKAAIIDNDFEKLLTFPSIRGNQEERITHVTGIERFIALPETMDIEGAMLIHGHQFQWSVSWQPKFPSIEKQILFFGHSHESGIYRQNKKLPIRIHFGQPIELQAKQYRINVGSVVDHREWCLYDSDKRTVTFMCASSCEAKDAVGI; translated from the coding sequence ATGCTGTATGCACTTTTAGGAGATTTACATTCTAATATTGATGATACAAAGGCAGTATTAGCTCATATACAAGAAACAGCAGAAGATGCTGCAATAATAGGATTAGGCGATTTATATGAATGTACAGTAAGTAAGAAAAAAGCAAAAACGATATCAGGCTTGCCTTTGCAAAAAGCAGCTATTATAGATAATGATTTCGAAAAACTACTGACATTCCCGTCTATTCGAGGCAACCAAGAAGAACGGATTACACACGTTACAGGCATTGAGCGCTTTATTGCATTGCCCGAAACGATGGACATTGAAGGAGCAATGCTAATTCATGGACACCAGTTCCAGTGGAGTGTTTCATGGCAGCCTAAGTTTCCTTCAATCGAAAAGCAGATTCTTTTTTTCGGACATAGCCATGAATCAGGAATCTATCGCCAAAATAAAAAGCTGCCAATTCGTATTCATTTTGGTCAACCAATTGAGTTGCAAGCAAAACAATATCGCATCAATGTTGGTTCTGTAGTGGATCACCGTGAGTGGTGCCTCTACGATAGTGACAAGCGAACGGTCACTTTTATGTGCGCATCGTCCTGCGAAGCTAAGGATGCAGTTGGCATTTAA
- a CDS encoding class I adenylate-forming enzyme family protein: MTIFMTDILQKYATQQPDAIATIYEGEKVTYGEFYKCAEKFAAYLQEQGYEKNDVIALYTLNSDMFLIAYIGIQLAGYVVMPINTKLAAREVDFIVNHSEAKGLIYDERIEEVLADVPYSFQHVIGLKDMKEVIENYKGQRKIIQLQADDTAVVMYTSGTTGKPKGVMLTHQNIVSTADIWSASMNMTNEDSMFICTPLFHCAGLHVFAMPMFFQGGTVIIEESFSPKNTLEQLVKTQATIFFGVPSMYTMILNTPEFKDHSFMNLRLLCYGAAPMPYELVKQVKEALPNVKVQNLYGQTENSPAATSLLDADALSKIGSVGKPLAQTEVRVVDSYGEAVPAGKVGEICVRGPQVMKGYLRNDEETARAIQDGWLYSGDLGRFDEEGYLYIVDRKKDMIIRGGENIYPIEIEEVLYQLPEILEAAVVGLPHEVYGEVPKAFVVLKEGKLLDEESILAYCRSQLAKYKVPFEIEFLAQLPRNASGKVLKHTLRPKIATS; encoded by the coding sequence ATGACGATATTTATGACGGATATTTTACAAAAATACGCTACACAGCAACCTGATGCGATTGCAACGATTTATGAAGGTGAAAAGGTAACTTATGGCGAGTTTTATAAGTGTGCAGAAAAGTTTGCAGCCTATTTACAAGAGCAGGGCTATGAGAAAAATGATGTCATTGCGCTATATACACTTAATTCCGATATGTTTTTAATTGCTTACATCGGTATCCAACTAGCAGGTTATGTTGTGATGCCTATCAATACAAAACTTGCAGCACGAGAGGTTGATTTTATCGTCAACCATTCAGAAGCAAAAGGGCTCATTTATGACGAGAGAATTGAAGAAGTACTAGCTGATGTTCCGTATTCATTTCAACATGTGATTGGATTAAAAGATATGAAAGAGGTTATCGAAAACTATAAAGGGCAAAGAAAGATTATACAATTACAAGCAGATGATACGGCTGTTGTAATGTATACGTCTGGTACAACAGGGAAGCCAAAAGGGGTAATGCTGACGCATCAAAATATTGTTTCGACAGCGGATATTTGGTCAGCATCTATGAATATGACAAACGAGGACAGCATGTTTATTTGTACGCCTTTGTTTCATTGTGCAGGACTCCACGTATTTGCGATGCCAATGTTCTTTCAAGGCGGTACGGTAATTATAGAGGAAAGCTTTTCACCAAAGAATACGTTAGAACAACTTGTAAAAACACAGGCCACTATTTTCTTCGGTGTACCTTCTATGTATACGATGATATTAAATACGCCTGAATTTAAGGATCATTCCTTTATGAATTTACGTTTATTATGTTATGGTGCAGCACCAATGCCATATGAACTTGTGAAGCAAGTTAAAGAAGCTTTGCCGAATGTAAAAGTTCAAAACTTATATGGTCAAACAGAAAATTCACCTGCTGCTACCTCTCTTTTAGATGCAGATGCATTGTCGAAGATTGGTTCAGTCGGAAAACCGTTAGCACAGACAGAAGTACGTGTTGTAGATAGCTATGGAGAAGCAGTGCCAGCAGGCAAAGTTGGAGAAATTTGCGTTAGAGGACCACAGGTAATGAAAGGTTATTTGCGTAATGATGAAGAGACAGCCCGAGCTATTCAAGATGGTTGGCTTTATTCAGGGGATTTAGGGCGGTTTGATGAAGAAGGTTACTTATATATAGTCGATCGTAAAAAGGACATGATAATTCGTGGTGGGGAAAATATTTATCCAATTGAGATTGAGGAAGTATTATATCAATTGCCAGAAATTTTAGAGGCAGCAGTAGTTGGCTTACCACATGAAGTGTATGGTGAAGTACCAAAAGCGTTTGTTGTATTAAAAGAAGGGAAGCTGTTAGATGAAGAGTCTATTTTAGCCTATTGTCGTTCACAGCTTGCAAAATATAAAGTGCCTTTTGAAATTGAATTTTTAGCACAGTTACCACGTAATGCATCAGGAAAGGTATTAAAACATACGCTTCGACCTAAAATAGCAACATCTTAA
- a CDS encoding C39 family peptidase has protein sequence MWSDYKRLLIVSIMIIMLLSGCNQLTQQSRPKNQLTVLTVEFNSGAPIPSLYITMTDTETGKKIEEAVGSEEGEATFSNLVEGREYTITATTLSGKDDNGYTTIEKFTYDVTKPYYRLPTHSSRAEQELAVPVIMQKPELPQGCEITALTAVLNYYGMDVTKLEMADNYLPKQKIYTSGGQRYGPNPALAYAGNPRDKANGMYVFAAPIVKAAEAAIADKQANLRVTDMSGASQSEILDLVEEGVPVVVWVTLDLSTPKTTANKGWIYEGETVKHDAYLNLHAVVLTGHSDQQVVVMDPLQGNVSYNVDEFFKSYQELNMQAVAIHK, from the coding sequence TTGTGGAGTGATTATAAACGCCTTTTAATAGTTAGTATTATGATTATCATGCTACTTTCTGGTTGTAATCAATTAACACAGCAGAGTCGACCAAAGAATCAATTAACTGTTTTGACGGTAGAATTTAATAGTGGTGCACCAATTCCGAGTCTCTATATAACAATGACAGATACGGAGACCGGTAAGAAAATTGAAGAAGCAGTAGGCTCTGAAGAGGGCGAGGCTACTTTTTCAAACCTTGTAGAGGGCAGAGAATATACGATTACGGCAACAACGCTAAGTGGCAAGGATGATAATGGCTATACGACAATTGAAAAATTTACGTATGATGTGACAAAGCCGTATTATCGACTGCCAACGCATTCTTCAAGAGCAGAGCAGGAGCTTGCTGTTCCAGTAATCATGCAGAAACCAGAGCTTCCTCAAGGTTGTGAAATTACGGCACTAACGGCTGTTTTAAATTATTACGGCATGGATGTTACAAAGCTTGAAATGGCGGATAACTATTTGCCTAAACAAAAAATATATACATCAGGCGGTCAACGCTACGGGCCGAACCCAGCGCTTGCGTATGCAGGAAATCCACGGGATAAGGCAAATGGTATGTACGTCTTTGCAGCGCCTATTGTCAAAGCTGCGGAAGCCGCTATTGCAGATAAGCAGGCAAACCTTCGTGTAACGGATATGAGCGGTGCATCTCAAAGTGAGATTTTAGACCTTGTAGAAGAGGGAGTTCCTGTTGTCGTATGGGTTACGCTTGATTTATCGACACCTAAAACAACAGCGAATAAAGGCTGGATTTATGAAGGTGAAACGGTGAAGCATGATGCGTACTTAAACTTACATGCCGTAGTATTAACTGGTCATTCAGATCAGCAAGTAGTCGTCATGGACCCATTACAGGGTAATGTTTCATACAATGTAGACGAATTTTTCAAGAGCTATCAGGAGTTAAATATGCAAGCAGTAGCGATTCATAAATAA
- a CDS encoding carboxylate--amine ligase, with the protein MAIEHAFLPVLLGDEMNAYGMARAFYESYGVKPLALNHTNMEKIQQSDLFTFREVARLNIEERFVVALKAIAEEFSEKKLLLLACDEFYVKKIVQHKDELSSFFVIPYVDEPLANQLLKRESMYQLCAAYGFHYPAMHVCTVNDYEQLTMPFEYPVIIKPMNMTKYASCIFPGKKKVYTAHNEDEKDAIFHAIYKESAYRDDLMVQQYIPGEDANMRVVNAYVGQDHKVKLLSVGNPILEEHSPHGIGRYVAIMTTYDKELMDCVKTFLEALQFQGFATFDMKYDERDGLYKLLSMELHNELSNYYVTASGYNLMQYVADDFIRGSKQQLTYVQNKHLWTIVPNGVLFKYVLNEQLVIEAKSLIRQGLATDSIFNYKDMNAKRWLNVTLDNLSFYRKYKKYFNNKGLSNS; encoded by the coding sequence ATGGCCATTGAGCACGCTTTTTTACCGGTTTTATTGGGCGATGAAATGAATGCTTACGGCATGGCGCGAGCATTTTACGAGTCCTATGGCGTTAAACCACTTGCATTAAATCATACGAATATGGAAAAAATTCAACAAAGTGATTTATTTACTTTTCGTGAAGTAGCAAGATTGAATATTGAAGAGCGCTTTGTTGTTGCTTTAAAAGCTATCGCAGAGGAATTTTCAGAAAAGAAATTATTACTGTTAGCTTGTGATGAATTTTATGTAAAGAAAATTGTGCAGCATAAAGATGAATTATCGAGTTTTTTTGTTATTCCCTATGTCGATGAACCACTTGCCAATCAACTATTAAAGCGTGAAAGTATGTATCAGCTTTGTGCAGCGTATGGCTTCCACTATCCTGCAATGCATGTTTGTACGGTAAATGACTATGAGCAATTGACGATGCCATTTGAATATCCTGTTATCATTAAGCCTATGAATATGACGAAGTACGCAAGTTGTATTTTCCCTGGTAAGAAAAAGGTATATACTGCACATAATGAAGATGAAAAAGATGCTATTTTTCACGCAATATATAAGGAATCTGCCTACCGTGATGATTTAATGGTGCAACAATATATTCCAGGTGAAGATGCCAATATGCGTGTTGTAAATGCTTATGTTGGACAAGATCACAAAGTCAAGCTACTATCTGTAGGGAACCCGATTTTAGAAGAGCATTCACCGCACGGTATTGGACGCTATGTCGCCATTATGACGACTTATGACAAGGAACTAATGGATTGTGTTAAAACGTTTCTTGAGGCGCTACAATTTCAAGGCTTTGCTACATTTGATATGAAATATGATGAACGTGATGGACTGTACAAATTATTGAGTATGGAATTACATAATGAACTATCGAATTATTATGTGACAGCAAGCGGCTATAATTTAATGCAGTATGTAGCGGATGATTTTATTCGGGGAAGTAAACAGCAGCTAACATATGTGCAGAACAAGCACCTTTGGACGATAGTGCCTAATGGTGTATTATTTAAATACGTATTAAATGAACAACTTGTAATTGAAGCTAAAAGTTTGATTCGACAAGGTTTAGCAACGGATTCTATTTTTAATTATAAAGATATGAATGCGAAGCGTTGGCTGAATGTAACGCTTGATAATTTAAGCTTCTATCGCAAATATAAGAAATATTTTAACAACAAAGGTCTGTCTAACTCATGA
- a CDS encoding aspartate/glutamate racemase family protein: protein MKKQTLGIIGGVGPLATMFIGEMIVRRTKATKDQEHVHTIIDNDTNIPDRTAFILDKTKENPVPVLIEDAKKLASVGANLIAIPCNTAHTFYDEIAQGSPIPVLHMIRETAKRANDLGAKRVGILATTGTLTSRMYQDALEEFGITPVIPDDQMKEKVMAIIYDYVKAGKDVTQEDWLPIEEAMLALNCDRIVLGCTELSIVNRDLKLSDKYIDSLIVLAECAILACGYELVE, encoded by the coding sequence ATGAAAAAACAAACTTTAGGTATAATTGGTGGCGTCGGTCCACTTGCAACAATGTTTATCGGCGAAATGATTGTAAGACGTACAAAGGCTACAAAAGATCAGGAGCATGTACATACCATTATTGATAATGATACAAATATTCCTGACCGAACAGCTTTTATATTAGATAAAACAAAAGAAAACCCTGTTCCAGTTTTAATAGAGGATGCAAAAAAACTAGCCTCTGTTGGAGCAAATTTAATTGCCATTCCGTGTAATACGGCACATACCTTTTATGATGAAATAGCACAAGGCTCTCCAATTCCTGTGCTACACATGATTCGTGAAACGGCAAAGCGAGCAAATGATTTAGGGGCAAAGCGGGTTGGTATTTTAGCGACAACAGGCACGTTAACGTCACGCATGTATCAAGATGCATTAGAGGAGTTTGGCATTACACCAGTAATACCAGATGATCAAATGAAAGAAAAAGTGATGGCGATTATTTACGATTATGTGAAAGCTGGTAAGGATGTCACACAAGAAGATTGGCTGCCTATCGAAGAAGCGATGCTAGCCCTGAATTGTGATCGTATCGTACTAGGCTGTACAGAGTTATCAATCGTCAATCGAGACTTAAAATTAAGTGACAAATATATAGATTCATTAATCGTTTTAGCTGAATGTGCTATTTTAGCATGCGGCTATGAATTAGTGGAGTAA